Proteins co-encoded in one Kocuria flava genomic window:
- a CDS encoding nuclease-related domain-containing protein, protein MAEALSVQEGVPLRSWWGRLTGADPLSAESRPWVRGAEGELWVGELLDRLGPEWTVLHSVPVGAGASDIDHVLVGPAGVFTLNTKHHAGQDVWLGEHLLMVAGQRTHHLRHARHEAARAAKRLGAAVGEPVHVTPVIVLVAPKELTVRQRPADVQVLTDQRLLRWLRRRRAVLTADQVARLEVAAVRPETWHDAPGPAEDPVTLRERFTALQESVRAARLRRALWRFGGPAAAVLFFGSEPVRAVLSGL, encoded by the coding sequence ATGGCCGAGGCCCTCTCCGTCCAGGAGGGCGTGCCGCTCCGGTCGTGGTGGGGCCGCCTGACCGGTGCCGACCCGCTCAGTGCCGAGAGCCGTCCGTGGGTGCGGGGTGCGGAGGGCGAGCTGTGGGTCGGCGAGCTCCTCGACCGGCTGGGCCCGGAGTGGACGGTGCTGCACTCGGTGCCCGTCGGGGCCGGGGCCTCCGACATCGACCACGTGCTCGTGGGCCCGGCGGGGGTGTTCACGCTGAACACCAAGCACCACGCAGGGCAGGACGTGTGGCTCGGGGAGCACCTGCTCATGGTCGCGGGGCAGCGCACCCACCACCTCCGCCACGCCCGCCACGAGGCGGCCCGCGCGGCCAAGAGGCTCGGTGCCGCCGTGGGGGAGCCCGTGCACGTCACCCCGGTGATCGTGCTGGTGGCCCCGAAGGAGCTGACCGTCCGGCAGCGCCCTGCCGACGTGCAGGTGCTCACGGACCAGAGGCTGCTGCGGTGGCTGCGCCGTCGTCGTGCGGTGCTGACCGCCGATCAGGTCGCCCGCCTCGAGGTGGCGGCCGTGCGGCCGGAGACCTGGCACGACGCGCCCGGCCCCGCGGAGGACCCGGTCACGCTGCGCGAGCGCTTCACCGCGCTCCAGGAGAGCGTGCGCGCGGCCCGGCTCCGCCGCGCGCTGTGGCGGTTCGGCGGTCCCGCCGCTGCGGTGCTCTTCTTCGGGTCTGAGCCGGTCCGCGCGGTGCTGAGCGGTCTCTGA
- a CDS encoding peptidase, with product MHQTGSTAPHQGPRGRHEPAPGVRLPVQRAPSGRIPQWVLDEAAEQQRRAGLSPSRRRREQRRDDRAGRRDARRWARGTRRSSRARRASPAIGVVLLATLWFTPGLFADHALPVVRPYLPNASAPPPGVGAADEPLGTPPAATGTGSHRFMEAPDPEQEVLAWDPCRPVRVVVRPDNAPPGGQRLIEEAVGRISAATGLQFIDAGTTDEAPSSQRDPYQPERYGRQWAPVLITWSDPAEHPDLAGNVAGLGGSTPRLSRDGTYVSVSGQVTLDAPALTRMMDRPELVRAVILHELAHVVGLAHVDDPAQLMHPETSGVTDLAAGDRAGLARLGAGTCAPDL from the coding sequence ATGCACCAGACCGGCAGCACCGCGCCGCACCAGGGCCCGCGCGGGCGCCACGAGCCCGCGCCCGGCGTCCGCCTGCCCGTGCAGCGGGCCCCGAGCGGGCGGATCCCGCAGTGGGTGCTCGACGAGGCGGCCGAGCAGCAGCGGCGGGCCGGGCTGAGCCCCTCCCGCCGGCGCCGGGAGCAGCGGCGGGACGACCGCGCCGGACGCCGGGACGCCCGCCGGTGGGCGCGGGGCACCCGGCGCAGCAGCCGGGCCCGGCGGGCCTCGCCCGCGATTGGCGTCGTGCTGCTCGCGACCCTGTGGTTCACCCCGGGGCTGTTCGCCGACCACGCGCTGCCGGTCGTGCGCCCGTACCTGCCGAACGCGTCGGCGCCCCCGCCCGGGGTCGGGGCGGCCGACGAGCCCCTGGGGACCCCGCCGGCCGCGACCGGGACCGGGAGCCACCGCTTCATGGAGGCCCCGGACCCGGAGCAGGAGGTCCTCGCCTGGGACCCGTGCCGCCCGGTCCGCGTCGTCGTCCGCCCGGACAACGCGCCCCCGGGCGGGCAGCGACTGATCGAGGAGGCCGTCGGGCGGATCTCGGCCGCGACCGGCCTGCAGTTCATCGACGCCGGGACCACCGACGAGGCGCCCTCCTCCCAGCGCGATCCGTACCAGCCCGAGCGCTACGGGCGGCAGTGGGCGCCGGTGCTCATCACGTGGTCCGACCCCGCCGAGCACCCCGACCTCGCCGGGAACGTGGCCGGGCTGGGCGGCAGCACCCCGCGGCTGAGCCGGGACGGGACGTACGTGTCCGTGAGCGGGCAGGTCACCCTCGACGCCCCGGCCCTGACGCGGATGATGGACCGGCCCGAGCTCGTGCGGGCGGTGATCCTCCACGAGCTGGCCCACGTCGTCGGCCTGGCGCACGTCGACGACCCCGCGCAGCTCATGCACCCCGAGACCTCGGGCGTCACCGACCTCGCCGCCGGGGACCGCGCCGGCCTCGCCCGCCTCGGCGCGGGAACCTGCGCCCCGGACCTGTGA
- a CDS encoding sodium:solute symporter family protein: MNWYLVWIVGFLLLLFAVSVRSAQTVKTADDYAMADFRLGFFPICGSVIATVTGSAALIGGAGQGFQLGISYFITVLAFTGFTVVAVLVLGPTIRALRLYTVPELFARRFGKLSALVPALIIGFLYMTPTFGMQLVGMSSILSSITDLPVLWGIVLGFAVTLAFTMIGGMPSVAWTDTVQTVVIVAGVLLMLVLGVNYVGGPEAVVGSTPEHLLSFGSIGFTELLNWFLIFGPFYIVWQTTWQRLTAARTTRTGISAVVVGFLISGLIALFAILIGITAVQAFPEGTDPDAIYTSFVAEVFPGSIGGLLMVSLLAALLTGATSFLLSGAINISKDIYQGWVNPAADDTRILRVSRLSVGFMAVLGLVIALWVEDIIAIYQVALSFTAAALVAPVLAAMFWERATKAGVLASTIGALAATLLWRLAGQPFGLHEIAPGLVASAVLLVAVSLLTPHAPDEQVTAYVREFRAGRLRAAAAPAERTGAPDLAAVRRPEAD; encoded by the coding sequence ATGAACTGGTATCTGGTGTGGATCGTGGGGTTCCTGCTCCTGCTCTTCGCGGTGAGCGTGCGCTCGGCGCAGACGGTGAAGACCGCCGACGACTACGCGATGGCCGACTTCCGCCTCGGGTTCTTCCCGATCTGCGGCTCGGTGATCGCCACGGTGACGGGCTCGGCGGCGCTGATCGGCGGCGCCGGCCAGGGCTTCCAGCTGGGCATCTCCTACTTCATCACGGTGCTCGCCTTCACCGGGTTCACGGTCGTGGCGGTGCTGGTCCTGGGCCCCACGATCCGCGCCCTGCGCCTCTACACCGTCCCGGAGCTGTTCGCCCGGCGGTTCGGGAAGCTCTCGGCGCTGGTCCCGGCGCTGATCATCGGCTTCCTCTACATGACCCCCACCTTCGGCATGCAGCTGGTGGGCATGAGCTCGATCCTGTCCTCGATCACCGACCTGCCGGTGCTCTGGGGGATCGTCCTCGGCTTCGCCGTGACCCTGGCGTTCACCATGATCGGCGGCATGCCGAGCGTGGCGTGGACCGACACCGTCCAGACGGTCGTCATCGTGGCCGGCGTGCTGCTGATGCTCGTGCTGGGCGTGAACTACGTCGGCGGGCCCGAGGCCGTCGTCGGGTCCACCCCGGAGCACCTGCTGAGCTTCGGCAGCATCGGCTTCACCGAGCTGCTGAACTGGTTCCTGATCTTCGGGCCGTTCTACATCGTCTGGCAGACCACCTGGCAGCGCCTGACCGCCGCCCGGACCACCAGGACGGGGATTTCCGCCGTCGTCGTCGGCTTCCTGATCTCGGGGCTCATCGCACTCTTCGCGATCCTCATCGGGATCACCGCCGTCCAGGCGTTCCCGGAGGGCACCGACCCGGACGCGATCTACACCTCGTTCGTGGCCGAGGTCTTCCCCGGCTCGATCGGCGGGCTGCTCATGGTCTCGCTGCTGGCGGCGCTGCTCACGGGCGCGACGTCGTTCCTGCTCAGCGGGGCGATCAACATCTCCAAGGACATCTACCAGGGGTGGGTGAACCCGGCCGCGGACGACACCCGGATCCTGCGGGTCTCGCGGCTGTCCGTCGGGTTCATGGCCGTGCTGGGCCTGGTGATCGCCCTGTGGGTGGAGGACATCATCGCGATCTACCAGGTGGCGCTGTCCTTCACCGCCGCCGCGCTGGTCGCTCCCGTGCTGGCGGCGATGTTCTGGGAGCGGGCCACGAAGGCCGGCGTGCTCGCCAGCACGATCGGCGCCCTGGCCGCGACGCTGCTCTGGCGCCTGGCCGGCCAGCCGTTCGGCCTGCACGAGATCGCCCCGGGCCTGGTGGCCTCCGCGGTGCTGCTGGTCGCCGTGAGCCTGCTGACCCCCCACGCCCCGGACGAGCAGGTCACCGCCTACGTCCGCGAGTTCCGCGCCGGCCGCCTGCGCGCGGCCGCCGCCCCGGCGGAGCGCACGGGCGCGCCGGACCTGGCGGCCGTCCGCCGGCCCGAGGCCGACTGA
- a CDS encoding amidohydrolase, whose protein sequence is MEPTTVYPARLVRTMDPARPTAEAVAVRGDRIRAVGTVAELMTYPGAVLDERYAGTVLLPGFVEAHSHAGSGNVWANTYVGLVDRTDPDGRRWPGCRTLDEVLQRLREAEAELAGPDEPLLAWGLDPIYFPGQPFAAAQLDRVSATRPIHVAHTSGHVCAVNTAVLRRFGIDASTPVPGVVKDDAGNPTGELQEFAAMGLVEELTAGTGLLTIDARALRRFAQDGVNTGTTTLTDLGSMLLMDDDGVELYRSTVDDGFPARLDVFHFGAGVGPVSRPLPEAAERLVQLRELSTDRLRFGNVKLMLDGSIQGFTARLLEPGYLNGEPNGIWAVSPEEFCEAFETFHRAGLLIHVHCNGDQTTQLFLDTLEAVLTTHPRPDHRHTCTHSQLSTAAQYRRMAALGACANVFANHIWAWGDQHMDLTVGPDRAARMNAAATALRLGVPISLHSDTPVTPLGPLHAVKHAVTRLTVSGRVMGEHERIGVQEALEAVTIGGAYLLKRDHEVGSLEAGKFADLAVLAEDPLAVVPEEIGGIHVLGTVVGGDHHASVVPAPGSAP, encoded by the coding sequence ATGGAGCCCACCACCGTCTACCCGGCCCGCCTCGTGCGCACCATGGACCCCGCCCGGCCGACGGCGGAGGCCGTCGCCGTGCGCGGGGACCGGATCCGCGCCGTCGGCACCGTCGCGGAGCTGATGACCTATCCCGGCGCGGTGCTCGACGAGCGCTACGCCGGGACCGTGCTGCTGCCCGGCTTCGTCGAGGCCCACAGCCACGCCGGCTCCGGCAACGTGTGGGCGAACACCTACGTGGGGCTGGTGGACCGCACCGATCCCGACGGCCGCCGCTGGCCCGGCTGCCGCACCCTCGACGAGGTGCTGCAGCGCCTGCGCGAGGCCGAGGCCGAGCTGGCCGGCCCGGACGAACCGCTGCTGGCCTGGGGCCTGGATCCCATCTACTTCCCGGGCCAGCCGTTCGCGGCCGCGCAGCTGGACCGGGTCTCGGCGACCCGGCCGATCCACGTGGCCCACACCAGCGGGCACGTGTGCGCCGTGAACACCGCGGTGCTGCGCCGGTTCGGCATCGACGCCTCCACCCCCGTCCCCGGGGTGGTCAAGGACGACGCCGGCAACCCCACCGGGGAGCTCCAGGAGTTCGCCGCGATGGGCCTGGTCGAGGAGCTCACGGCCGGCACGGGGCTGCTGACCATCGACGCCCGGGCGCTGCGCCGCTTCGCCCAGGACGGCGTCAACACCGGCACCACCACGCTCACCGACCTCGGGTCGATGCTGCTCATGGACGACGACGGCGTGGAGCTCTACCGCTCCACGGTCGACGACGGGTTCCCGGCCCGGCTCGACGTCTTCCACTTCGGCGCCGGCGTCGGCCCCGTCTCCCGGCCCCTGCCCGAGGCCGCCGAACGGCTGGTGCAGCTGCGGGAGCTGAGCACGGACCGGCTGCGCTTCGGCAACGTCAAGCTCATGCTCGACGGCTCCATCCAGGGCTTCACCGCCCGCCTGCTGGAGCCGGGCTACCTCAACGGCGAGCCCAACGGGATCTGGGCCGTGAGCCCGGAGGAGTTCTGCGAGGCCTTCGAGACCTTCCACCGGGCCGGGCTGCTGATCCACGTGCACTGCAACGGCGACCAGACCACCCAGCTGTTCCTCGACACCCTCGAGGCCGTCCTCACCACCCATCCGCGCCCCGACCACCGGCACACGTGCACGCACTCGCAGCTGAGCACCGCGGCCCAGTACCGGCGCATGGCCGCCCTGGGCGCGTGCGCGAACGTGTTCGCCAACCACATCTGGGCCTGGGGCGACCAGCACATGGACCTGACCGTGGGCCCGGACCGGGCCGCGCGGATGAACGCCGCGGCCACCGCGCTGCGGCTGGGGGTGCCGATCTCGCTGCACTCCGACACCCCCGTCACGCCGCTGGGCCCGCTGCACGCGGTCAAGCACGCCGTGACCCGCCTGACCGTCTCGGGGCGTGTGATGGGCGAGCACGAGCGGATCGGGGTGCAGGAGGCGCTCGAGGCCGTCACGATCGGCGGGGCGTACCTGCTCAAGCGCGACCACGAGGTCGGCTCGCTCGAGGCCGGGAAGTTCGCCGACCTCGCCGTGCTGGCCGAGGACCCGCTGGCCGTGGTCCCCGAGGAGATTGGGGGCATCCACGTCCTCGGCACGGTGGTCGGCGGCGACCACCACGCGAGCGTGGTCCCGGCCCCGGGCTCGGCGCCGTGA
- a CDS encoding GYD domain-containing protein codes for MPLYLTRFSYTPETWARMIARPEDRRVAGRQYIESVGGQLHGFWYAFGAHDGYTLWEAPDNASMAAVALAITGGGALSSFETTVLLSVEETMDALRRAGQVAYRPPGA; via the coding sequence ATGCCGCTCTACCTGACGAGGTTCAGCTACACCCCCGAGACGTGGGCGCGGATGATCGCCCGCCCGGAGGACCGCCGCGTGGCCGGGCGGCAGTACATCGAGTCGGTCGGCGGGCAGCTCCACGGCTTCTGGTACGCCTTCGGGGCCCACGACGGGTACACCCTCTGGGAGGCGCCCGACAACGCGTCCATGGCCGCGGTGGCCCTGGCCATCACCGGCGGCGGGGCCCTGAGCTCCTTCGAGACCACGGTGCTCCTGAGCGTCGAGGAGACCATGGACGCCCTGCGCCGCGCCGGACAGGTCGCCTACCGGCCGCCCGGCGCCTGA
- a CDS encoding thermonuclease family protein, protein MTPPSSAARLGSAALALLLLTGCGGTAASTGAAPSSSATPAAAGTTTAGPTAQVRGERAVVERVIDGDTVDVRLDGEVVRVRLLNIDTPETKDPNEVVQCMGPEATALLEELLPAGTVVGLEYDQERTDSYGRTLAGVFLGDGTLVNAEIARQGLGTPLYIAPNDRFLPPVEEAFAEAQERQVGLLDPAHGCTIPAQVQQAASALAGAEPADLADAAGEVAAAVAFLAALDAVDGDAHPHVRHLVGLPSLKGKIAAVRDDVAALESQRAAQQRRAAERAAAERRDTPPAPPAPPAPAPQPVAPAPRPAPAAPAVPAPQPTAPAPAPAPAPAPAPQPAPNPGANIVEQAPPGYYADLPGYTGPRCYAPGGKVFRPC, encoded by the coding sequence ATGACGCCTCCCTCATCCGCTGCCCGTCTGGGCTCCGCCGCGCTCGCCCTCCTGCTGCTGACCGGCTGCGGCGGGACGGCGGCCTCGACCGGCGCGGCGCCGTCGTCGTCGGCCACCCCCGCGGCTGCGGGGACCACCACGGCGGGACCCACCGCGCAGGTGCGCGGCGAGCGCGCGGTGGTGGAGCGGGTGATCGACGGCGACACCGTGGACGTGCGGCTGGACGGCGAGGTCGTGCGGGTGCGGCTGCTGAACATCGACACCCCGGAGACGAAGGACCCGAACGAGGTCGTGCAGTGCATGGGCCCCGAGGCGACCGCGCTGCTCGAGGAGCTGCTGCCGGCGGGGACCGTGGTGGGGCTCGAGTACGACCAGGAGCGCACCGACTCCTACGGCCGCACGCTGGCCGGGGTGTTCCTGGGCGACGGGACGCTGGTCAACGCCGAGATCGCCCGCCAGGGCCTGGGCACCCCGCTCTACATCGCACCCAACGACCGCTTCCTCCCGCCCGTCGAGGAGGCCTTCGCCGAGGCGCAGGAGCGGCAGGTCGGCCTGCTCGACCCCGCCCACGGCTGCACGATCCCCGCGCAGGTCCAGCAGGCCGCGAGCGCGCTCGCCGGGGCGGAGCCGGCGGACCTCGCCGACGCGGCCGGGGAGGTCGCCGCCGCGGTGGCGTTCCTGGCGGCCCTGGACGCGGTCGACGGCGACGCCCACCCGCACGTGCGCCACCTCGTGGGCCTGCCCTCGCTGAAGGGGAAGATCGCGGCGGTCCGCGACGACGTCGCCGCGCTGGAGTCGCAGCGCGCCGCGCAGCAGCGCCGGGCGGCGGAGCGGGCCGCGGCCGAGCGGCGCGACACCCCGCCGGCACCCCCGGCGCCCCCGGCACCGGCCCCGCAGCCGGTGGCGCCCGCCCCGAGGCCCGCCCCGGCGGCTCCGGCCGTGCCCGCGCCGCAGCCCACGGCGCCCGCACCTGCTCCCGCGCCCGCGCCTGCTCCGGCTCCCCAGCCGGCACCGAACCCGGGGGCGAACATCGTGGAGCAGGCCCCGCCGGGCTACTACGCCGACCTCCCCGGCTACACCGGCCCGCGCTGCTACGCGCCGGGCGGGAAGGTCTTCAGGCCCTGCTGA
- a CDS encoding CobW family GTP-binding protein, protein MTARLGIIGGYLGSGKSTLVNRLLGGVLPGRTAVVVNDFGSVNIDADLIASASGDTIELTNGCICCQISDDALRTMTALAARGDLDHVLCEVSGVGDPAQLAAWRRFPGFSPGPVLVCADATAVRRLLRDAYVADTVARQLAAAEVVLVTKTDLTAPAELEAAVAACREAAPGARLLVQDPADPGAAATAAFAGPAPAPSVPPADDDGAARPSPGAPAAAAGPADDDDAPPPGAPAPAAPAPAVAAPALAAPDDHARTHVTSAVEDPGPVDVDALARVLAERSGPLARAKGVVRDRGGRWHEVQLAGGRVDRHPRAADRPVPEHPGLVLIAAGPDARQVLDEARSAVLGCAVPPPAATDP, encoded by the coding sequence GTGACCGCCCGGCTCGGGATCATCGGCGGCTACCTGGGCTCGGGGAAGTCGACGTTGGTCAACCGCCTGCTGGGCGGGGTGCTGCCGGGGCGCACGGCCGTGGTCGTCAACGACTTCGGCAGCGTCAACATCGACGCCGACCTCATCGCCTCGGCCTCCGGGGACACGATCGAGCTGACCAACGGGTGCATCTGCTGCCAGATCAGCGACGACGCCCTGCGCACCATGACCGCCCTCGCCGCCCGCGGGGACCTCGACCACGTGCTGTGCGAGGTCTCCGGCGTGGGCGACCCCGCCCAGCTCGCCGCGTGGCGTCGGTTCCCCGGCTTCTCCCCCGGCCCCGTGCTGGTCTGCGCGGACGCGACCGCCGTGCGGCGGCTGCTGCGCGACGCCTACGTCGCCGACACCGTGGCCCGCCAGCTCGCCGCCGCAGAGGTCGTCCTCGTGACGAAGACGGACCTCACCGCCCCCGCCGAGCTCGAGGCGGCGGTCGCGGCGTGCCGGGAGGCCGCCCCGGGCGCCCGGCTGCTCGTGCAGGACCCCGCCGACCCGGGCGCCGCGGCGACCGCGGCCTTCGCCGGCCCCGCCCCGGCGCCTTCCGTCCCGCCCGCCGACGACGACGGCGCTGCGCGCCCCTCTCCGGGCGCCCCGGCTGCCGCTGCCGGCCCGGCCGACGACGACGACGCGCCTCCTCCTGGCGCTCCGGCTCCCGCTGCCCCGGCACCTGCGGTCGCGGCACCGGCCCTCGCCGCTCCGGACGACCACGCGCGGACCCACGTGACCAGCGCGGTGGAGGATCCCGGCCCCGTCGACGTCGACGCGCTCGCCCGGGTGCTGGCCGAGCGGTCCGGACCCCTGGCCCGGGCCAAGGGCGTGGTCCGGGACCGGGGCGGGCGGTGGCACGAGGTCCAGCTCGCCGGCGGCCGGGTCGACCGGCACCCGCGCGCCGCCGACCGCCCCGTCCCGGAGCACCCGGGTCTGGTGCTCATCGCCGCGGGCCCCGACGCGCGGCAGGTCCTGGACGAGGCCCGCAGCGCCGTGCTGGGCTGCGCGGTCCCGCCCCCGGCGGCCACCGACCCGTAG
- a CDS encoding dienelactone hydrolase family protein produces MQEHAVEQTPHQNVTFPSAGGTAHGYLALPEGGRGPGVIVVQEWWGLTDHIRDVADRLAAEGFVALAPDLYGGRVTHDPDEARSMMARLPEDEGARLLSGAVDHLLGHEAVTSTTVGAIGFCMGGGFVLALAAHEGGRVSAAVPFYGVGQGVPESYETVQACVQGHYARQDRAYPVEEAQALEERIRRESSAPVVEFHYYDAPHAFHNDEKRQNYRPEHARTAWTRAVAFLKEHVR; encoded by the coding sequence ATGCAGGAGCACGCAGTGGAGCAGACCCCGCACCAGAACGTCACCTTCCCCTCGGCCGGCGGCACGGCCCACGGCTACCTGGCGCTGCCGGAGGGCGGGCGCGGCCCCGGCGTGATCGTCGTCCAGGAGTGGTGGGGGCTGACCGACCACATCCGCGACGTCGCCGACCGGCTGGCCGCCGAGGGGTTCGTGGCCCTCGCCCCGGACCTCTACGGCGGGCGGGTCACCCACGACCCGGACGAGGCCCGGAGCATGATGGCCCGGCTGCCCGAGGACGAGGGCGCCCGGCTGCTGAGCGGGGCCGTCGACCACCTGCTCGGGCACGAGGCGGTCACCAGCACCACCGTCGGCGCGATCGGCTTCTGCATGGGCGGGGGCTTCGTGCTCGCGCTCGCGGCCCACGAGGGCGGCCGCGTCAGCGCGGCCGTGCCCTTCTACGGGGTGGGGCAGGGCGTGCCGGAGTCCTACGAGACCGTGCAGGCCTGCGTGCAGGGCCACTACGCCCGCCAGGACCGGGCCTACCCGGTCGAGGAGGCGCAGGCGCTCGAGGAGCGGATCCGCCGGGAGTCCTCGGCCCCGGTCGTGGAGTTCCACTACTACGACGCCCCGCACGCCTTCCACAACGACGAGAAGCGGCAGAACTACCGGCCCGAGCACGCCCGCACCGCGTGGACCCGGGCCGTGGCGTTCCTGAAGGAGCACGTGCGCTGA
- a CDS encoding DsrE family protein, whose amino-acid sequence MTHRALIHLNEAAPEKIRAVLQNTTNLLAALGPGTRVELVAHGPGIAVATEPPTEQLTALLDAGASLCVCRNTLTARGLSEADLHPQAEVVPSGVAHLVVRQAEGWAYLRP is encoded by the coding sequence ATGACGCACCGCGCGCTGATCCACCTCAACGAGGCCGCCCCGGAGAAGATCCGGGCGGTGCTGCAGAACACCACCAACCTCCTCGCCGCCCTCGGGCCGGGGACCCGGGTGGAGCTCGTCGCCCACGGTCCCGGGATCGCCGTGGCCACGGAGCCGCCCACCGAGCAGCTCACCGCGCTGCTGGACGCCGGGGCGAGCCTGTGCGTGTGCCGGAACACCCTGACCGCCCGCGGCCTGAGCGAGGCGGACCTCCACCCGCAGGCCGAGGTCGTGCCCTCCGGGGTGGCGCACCTGGTGGTCCGCCAGGCCGAGGGGTGGGCCTACCTGCGCCCCTGA
- a CDS encoding DUF1801 domain-containing protein, whose amino-acid sequence MEKTGQSVEEHLAGVSPRKRRADAERLLPLFTRVTGQPAEMWGTVIGFGQYHYRYASGHEGDAPAAGFAPRRAATTIYLYDGVDAHRERLERLGPHTTGVGCLYVKDLDAVDLAVLEEIVAASYAALGDVPWPARARDGGKDPAGGS is encoded by the coding sequence GTGGAGAAGACCGGACAGTCCGTCGAGGAGCACCTGGCCGGGGTGAGCCCGAGGAAGCGGAGGGCCGACGCCGAGCGGCTCCTGCCGCTGTTCACCCGGGTCACCGGGCAGCCGGCCGAGATGTGGGGAACCGTCATCGGCTTCGGCCAGTACCACTACAGGTACGCCAGCGGGCACGAGGGCGACGCCCCCGCCGCCGGCTTCGCCCCGCGCAGGGCCGCCACGACGATCTACCTCTACGACGGCGTCGACGCCCACCGCGAGCGCCTCGAGCGGCTCGGCCCGCACACCACCGGCGTGGGCTGCCTCTACGTCAAGGACCTCGACGCCGTGGACCTGGCCGTGCTCGAGGAGATCGTCGCCGCATCCTACGCGGCCCTCGGCGACGTCCCGTGGCCGGCCCGGGCCCGCGACGGCGGGAAGGACCCGGCCGGCGGCAGCTGA
- the lhgO gene encoding L-2-hydroxyglutarate oxidase, which yields MPSFAVVGAGIIGAAVARELTLRFPGAAVTVFEKEPQVAAHQTGHNSGVVHAGLYYEPGGLKARLCRRGATLLQRFCADRELPYEECGKLVVALDAAEEARLEAIHERAVANGVPDVRMLGPEGIREVEPRAVGRAALHSPHTAIVDYARVTRALADDVVAAGGTVHLGTPVRRIGGTATGAIVHTDRGRHSFDLVVVCAGLQSDRLARASGGEEEPAIVPFLGQYFLLDPAHRDHVRGLVYPVPDPRYPFLGVHLTKRIDGETTVGPNAFLSLSREGYRGLGLAPKDALETVAHPGFRRFAARNLPTAAREIRTVLSRRWFLEEAQRYVPSLAGAGTTRVPRGIRAQAMTRDGALVDDFVIQHRGRVTHVRNAPSPGATSSLAIAEHIVAAAAREHGLPAAPVQE from the coding sequence GTGCCGTCGTTCGCCGTCGTCGGAGCAGGGATCATCGGGGCCGCCGTGGCCCGGGAGCTGACCCTGCGCTTCCCCGGTGCCGCCGTGACCGTCTTCGAGAAGGAGCCGCAGGTCGCCGCCCACCAGACCGGGCACAACTCCGGGGTGGTCCACGCCGGGCTCTACTACGAACCGGGCGGGCTCAAGGCCCGGCTCTGCCGCCGCGGCGCCACGCTGCTCCAGCGGTTCTGCGCCGACCGGGAGCTGCCCTACGAGGAGTGCGGCAAGCTCGTCGTCGCCCTCGACGCCGCCGAGGAGGCCCGGCTGGAGGCCATCCACGAGCGGGCCGTGGCCAACGGGGTCCCGGACGTGCGGATGCTCGGCCCCGAGGGGATCCGGGAGGTCGAGCCGCGGGCCGTGGGCCGGGCGGCGCTGCACTCCCCGCACACCGCGATCGTCGACTACGCCCGGGTCACCCGGGCGCTCGCCGACGACGTCGTGGCCGCCGGCGGCACCGTGCACCTGGGCACACCGGTGCGGCGGATCGGCGGGACGGCCACGGGGGCGATCGTGCACACCGACCGGGGCCGCCACTCCTTCGACCTGGTCGTCGTCTGCGCCGGCCTGCAGTCCGACCGCCTGGCCCGCGCCTCCGGCGGGGAGGAGGAGCCCGCGATCGTGCCGTTCCTCGGGCAGTACTTCCTGCTCGACCCCGCCCACCGCGACCACGTCCGCGGGCTGGTCTACCCGGTCCCCGACCCGCGCTACCCGTTCCTCGGCGTGCACCTGACCAAGCGCATCGACGGGGAGACCACGGTCGGGCCCAACGCGTTCCTCTCCCTGTCCCGCGAGGGCTACCGCGGGCTCGGGCTCGCGCCGAAGGACGCCCTCGAGACCGTCGCCCACCCCGGCTTCCGGCGCTTCGCCGCGCGCAACCTGCCCACCGCCGCCCGCGAGATCCGCACGGTCCTCTCCCGGCGGTGGTTCCTCGAGGAGGCCCAGCGCTACGTCCCCTCCCTGGCCGGGGCCGGCACCACCCGGGTCCCGCGCGGGATCCGCGCCCAGGCGATGACCCGCGACGGGGCGCTGGTCGACGACTTCGTCATCCAGCACCGCGGCCGCGTCACCCACGTGCGCAACGCACCCTCGCCCGGGGCGACCTCGTCACTGGCGATCGCCGAGCACATCGTCGCGGCCGCGGCCCGCGAGCACGGGCTGCCGGCGGCGCCGGTGCAGGAGTAG